In a genomic window of Candidatus Methylomirabilis sp.:
- a CDS encoding hydrogenase 4 subunit F — MLVTLLLTPLIAAALMALVRPRAWLEFIHALAAVGGLAVGLIVAVRVWRGDVPAAIGGLLRADGLSALMVVVITLLGAIAALYGLGYIRAEYDDTHLTRVRSFFGLFHLFLFTMLLAVTTDNLGIMWVAIEGTTLATAFLVNLHNTPRSLEAAYKYLILSSVGIALAFIGTALLYYAGASRAGEIAVNWTSLRAAASSLNPQVVRLAFAFILVGYGTKAGLAPMHTWLPDAHSEAPAPISALMSGVLLNVGLYALMRFKTIADIAVGANFAGPWFVGIGLLSLAVAAVFLVRQRNYKRMLAYSSVEHVGIICMGLGFGGYWGVLGALLHVINHALSKSLLFLLSGNILLKYQTTDIRRVRGLLRASPLTAGAFLTGILALIGLPPFGLFMSEFLIFRAGLESGPVWVVVLGITLLVVVFAGMLSSVNQMLYGAPFEKVEHGDVLRWSLAPIVVNFTLLLVLGLTLPHAVTEALEAALRVLGVTHA; from the coding sequence ATGCTTGTCACGCTGCTCCTCACGCCGCTGATCGCCGCAGCCCTCATGGCGCTGGTACGTCCTCGGGCGTGGCTCGAGTTCATCCACGCGCTTGCAGCCGTTGGCGGGCTGGCCGTCGGTCTCATTGTCGCGGTGCGGGTATGGCGAGGCGATGTACCTGCTGCCATCGGTGGGCTGCTTCGAGCCGATGGGCTCTCGGCGTTGATGGTCGTCGTGATCACCCTGTTGGGGGCGATCGCCGCACTGTACGGGCTTGGCTATATCCGAGCCGAATACGACGATACTCATCTGACCCGCGTGCGGAGCTTCTTTGGGCTTTTTCATCTGTTTCTCTTTACGATGCTGCTGGCGGTGACAACGGATAACCTCGGTATTATGTGGGTGGCGATTGAAGGGACGACATTAGCGACCGCCTTTCTGGTGAACCTGCACAACACGCCCAGGTCTTTGGAGGCGGCCTACAAATACCTCATCCTTTCCTCGGTCGGCATCGCCCTCGCCTTCATCGGCACGGCGCTGCTGTATTACGCCGGCGCCTCGCGGGCGGGCGAGATTGCAGTGAATTGGACCTCGCTCCGGGCCGCCGCATCATCACTGAATCCCCAGGTGGTCCGGCTCGCTTTCGCCTTTATCCTTGTCGGCTACGGGACAAAGGCGGGCCTGGCGCCGATGCACACGTGGCTGCCGGATGCCCACAGTGAGGCGCCCGCCCCGATCAGCGCCTTGATGTCCGGTGTCCTGCTCAACGTGGGACTCTACGCGCTGATGCGTTTCAAGACGATCGCGGATATCGCGGTCGGTGCGAACTTCGCCGGCCCATGGTTTGTGGGTATTGGGTTGCTTTCGCTCGCCGTGGCCGCGGTCTTTCTCGTCAGACAGCGCAATTATAAGCGGATGTTGGCCTATTCAAGCGTCGAACACGTCGGCATTATCTGTATGGGACTGGGATTTGGAGGCTACTGGGGCGTCCTGGGTGCGCTCCTGCACGTCATCAATCATGCGCTGTCAAAGTCATTGCTGTTTCTCCTGTCGGGAAACATCCTGCTGAAATATCAGACCACCGACATCCGGAGGGTGCGCGGGCTGTTACGGGCATCGCCGTTAACGGCCGGCGCGTTTCTGACCGGCATACTTGCGCTGATAGGCCTGCCCCCCTTCGGACTATTCATGAGCGAGTTCCTGATCTTTCGCGCGGGCCTGGAGAGCGGGCCTGTGTGGGTAGTGGTCTTGGGAATTACGCTGCTTGTCGTTGTGTTCGCAGGTATGCTCAGCAGTGTGAATCAGATGCTCTATGGGGCGCCCTTCGAGAAGGTGGAGCATGGGGATGTGCTCAGATGGTCGCTGGCACCGATCGTGGTGAATTTCACGCTGCTGCTTGTGCTGGGACTGACGCTCCCCCATGCAGTGACTGAGGCGCTGGAGGCCGCCCTCAGGGTGCTCGGGGTTACTCATGCCTGA
- a CDS encoding hydrogenase codes for MFTILFPRLVTLLSFAMLGTAFLLIVRRDLAGQVRIFAMQSVVLAILAAAVAAFTKSVELTSVALVLVLLKVFIIPRVLNRAVMKIGLQRAALPYLGTPATLVVCGGLVVIAFYVMAPVAASNPLPTAEAIPIAFAGVLIGFFVMVNRRRALTQILGFLMLENSIFLLALLATYGVPFIVEMGVFLDVLVAVLIMEVFIYRIKENFDSIEVDRLGRLKG; via the coding sequence ATGTTCACCATACTCTTTCCAAGGCTGGTCACGCTACTCTCGTTCGCGATGCTGGGCACGGCATTCCTGCTGATCGTGCGCAGGGATCTGGCCGGACAGGTCCGAATATTCGCGATGCAATCAGTGGTCCTGGCCATTCTGGCGGCGGCCGTCGCCGCGTTCACGAAAAGCGTTGAGTTGACCAGTGTTGCGCTGGTACTGGTGCTCTTAAAGGTGTTCATCATTCCCCGCGTCCTCAATCGCGCCGTGATGAAGATCGGTTTGCAGCGGGCTGCCTTGCCATATCTGGGCACGCCCGCCACGCTGGTGGTGTGCGGAGGCTTAGTCGTGATCGCATTTTACGTGATGGCCCCTGTTGCTGCGTCAAACCCGCTCCCTACCGCTGAGGCTATTCCGATCGCCTTTGCCGGCGTGCTTATCGGCTTTTTCGTGATGGTGAATCGCCGACGCGCGCTGACACAGATCCTCGGCTTCTTGATGCTGGAGAACAGCATCTTCCTCCTTGCGCTGCTGGCCACGTATGGGGTGCCGTTCATCGTGGAGATGGGGGTCTTCCTTGATGTGCTGGTTGCCGTGCTGATCATGGAGGTATTCATCTACCGCATCAAAGAGAATTTTGATTCGATCGAGGTGGACCGGTTAGGGAGGCTCAAGGGGTGA
- a CDS encoding NADH-quinone oxidoreductase subunit H has product MLTQILIEAIQLLLVGLGAPLLVGLVRRVKARLQGRRGAGVLQPYADLRKLLVKEAVVSETTSWIFRFTPYLLVATMLLSSLLVPLLTTLTPLGFIGNIIVLMYLFLLGTFFLALAGLDAGSAFGGMGSSREMAVAALAEPTVMIAIFAIALRVGNTGLDEIVRRGADDSLLLLNPGHLLAFVAFFIVALAETGRLPVDNPATHLELTMIHEAMILEYSGRHLALIEWAAGMKLLIFLALLSNLFFPWGVAMAVTPAALTVAFVALVVKVGTLAVGIAAIETAVAKLRLFRLPALLSGSFALALLAVISFLFVK; this is encoded by the coding sequence ATGCTCACACAGATTCTGATCGAAGCGATCCAGTTGCTTCTGGTCGGACTTGGCGCACCGCTTCTGGTGGGGCTGGTTCGGCGGGTGAAAGCCAGGCTCCAGGGCCGACGCGGTGCAGGCGTGCTGCAGCCATATGCCGATCTTCGCAAACTCCTGGTGAAAGAGGCAGTCGTGTCGGAGACTACCTCGTGGATCTTTCGGTTCACACCGTATCTGCTGGTGGCGACGATGCTGCTGTCATCGCTTCTGGTGCCCCTTCTCACGACCCTGACCCCGCTCGGCTTTATCGGCAATATCATCGTGCTGATGTATCTCTTTCTGCTTGGCACCTTCTTCCTGGCGCTGGCAGGTCTTGATGCCGGCAGCGCGTTCGGCGGCATGGGCTCGAGCCGTGAGATGGCCGTTGCCGCCCTGGCTGAGCCGACCGTGATGATCGCGATCTTCGCGATTGCCTTGCGTGTCGGGAATACGGGCCTCGATGAGATTGTCAGGCGCGGAGCAGATGACTCGCTTTTGCTGCTCAATCCCGGCCACCTGCTGGCATTCGTCGCGTTCTTTATCGTGGCCCTTGCAGAGACGGGACGATTGCCGGTTGACAATCCTGCAACGCATCTGGAACTGACGATGATCCACGAGGCGATGATTCTGGAGTATTCGGGACGGCACCTGGCGCTGATCGAGTGGGCCGCAGGGATGAAGCTCCTGATCTTCCTGGCGCTGCTCTCGAACCTATTCTTTCCGTGGGGCGTCGCGATGGCGGTCACGCCGGCGGCGCTGACTGTGGCCTTTGTCGCGCTTGTCGTGAAAGTGGGCACACTCGCAGTAGGGATCGCGGCGATCGAGACGGCGGTGGCCAAGTTGCGGCTATTCCGCCTGCCGGCGCTGTTAAGCGGGTCATTTGCGCTTGCCCTGTTGGCGGTCATCTCGTTCCTGTTCGTGAAATAG